In Hydractinia symbiolongicarpus strain clone_291-10 chromosome 4, HSymV2.1, whole genome shotgun sequence, the following proteins share a genomic window:
- the LOC130641971 gene encoding uncharacterized protein LOC130641971 has product MLSESLVHYQSATQELNDAIRQGDGERLIESYKLVLLYFKATRHHKYAYTILKLLYQIRLEPENAFKLTWGRFINTQGYKGRNISNDLHLEHLNHFLKELLRSLRSNINEKNAERVSYTLQNMKGIVDNLERSLDLSEVKGHRKMPSTIEDVKKLALAYHQAKVFRETPGREYESFPNFKETILCSIDADHLHKWLSQKEHDLFTFSYFVFCIIFYNFVYCTY; this is encoded by the exons ATGTTATCAGAAAGCCTTGTTCACTATCAATCTGCTACTCAAGAACTTAATGATGCAATAAGACAGGGAGATGGTGAACGATTAATCGAAAGTTATAAGTTGGTTCTGCTTTACTTCAAGGCAACTCGGCATCATAAATACGCATACACCATCCTGAAGTTGTTATACCAAATTAGATTGGAACCGGAAAATGCATTCAAGTTGACCTGGGGAAGGTTCATTAATACACAGGGATACAAAGGAAGAAATATATCAAATGATCTTCACCTGGaacatttaaatcattttttaaaggaattaCTGCGTTCATTACGTAGCAACATCAATGAAAAAAATGCTGAAAGGGTGTCGTATACATTACAAAATATGAAAG GAATTGTTGACAACTTGGAAAGGTCACTGGATTTGTCTGAGGTCAAGGGTCATAGAAAGATGCCATCTACTATTGAAGACGTAAAGAAGTTGGCACTTGCATATCATCAGGCTAAAGTATTTAGAGAAACACCAGGAAGAGAATATGAATCGTTTccaaattttaaagaaacaatATTATGCTCAATAGATGCAGATCATCTACATAAGTGGTTATCACAGAAAGAACacgatttatttactttttcatatttcgttttttgcattatattttataactttgtaTATTGTACATACTAA